One stretch of Streptomyces sp. A2-16 DNA includes these proteins:
- a CDS encoding acyl-CoA dehydrogenase family protein, giving the protein MAEFTMELNDEQKEVRDWLHGFAADVIRPAAAEWDEREETPWPVIQEAAKVGIYSLDFYAQQYFDPTGLGIPMAMEELFWGDAGIALSIVGTGLAAVGVLANGTEEQIGTWIPQMYGDANDVKVAAFCSSEPDAGSDVASMRTRAVYDEAKDEWVLNGTKTWATNGGIANVHVVVAVVDPELGSKGHASFIVPPNTPGLSQGQKFKKHGIRASHTAEVVLENVRVPGSCLLGGKEKLDQRIARARERAKAAGGERVKNAAMATFEASRPAVGAMAVGTARAAYEVALDYAKTREQFGRPIIDNQGVAFQLADMRTSIDAARLLVWRASWMAINGKQFTAAEGSMSKLFASETAKKVTAQAVQILGGNGYTREYPVERMHRDAAIYTIFEGTSEIQRLVIARTLSGMSIR; this is encoded by the coding sequence ATGGCCGAGTTCACCATGGAGCTCAACGACGAACAGAAGGAGGTCCGGGACTGGCTGCACGGCTTCGCCGCCGACGTCATCCGCCCCGCGGCCGCCGAATGGGACGAGCGTGAGGAGACTCCCTGGCCGGTCATCCAGGAGGCCGCGAAGGTAGGCATCTACTCCCTCGACTTCTACGCCCAGCAGTACTTCGACCCCACCGGGCTCGGTATCCCGATGGCGATGGAGGAGCTGTTCTGGGGCGACGCGGGCATCGCCCTGTCGATCGTAGGCACCGGGCTGGCCGCCGTGGGCGTTCTCGCCAACGGAACCGAGGAACAGATCGGCACCTGGATCCCCCAGATGTACGGCGACGCCAACGATGTCAAGGTCGCCGCGTTCTGCTCGTCCGAGCCGGACGCCGGCTCCGACGTGGCCTCCATGCGCACGCGTGCCGTGTACGACGAGGCCAAGGACGAGTGGGTGCTCAACGGCACGAAGACCTGGGCGACCAACGGCGGCATCGCCAACGTCCATGTCGTCGTCGCGGTCGTCGACCCCGAGCTCGGCTCCAAGGGCCACGCGTCCTTCATCGTGCCGCCGAACACCCCGGGCCTGTCCCAGGGCCAGAAGTTCAAGAAGCACGGCATCCGGGCCTCGCACACCGCCGAGGTCGTGCTGGAGAACGTCCGCGTGCCCGGCTCCTGCCTCCTCGGCGGCAAGGAGAAGCTCGACCAGCGCATCGCCCGGGCCCGGGAGCGGGCGAAGGCGGCGGGCGGCGAGCGGGTGAAGAACGCGGCGATGGCCACGTTCGAGGCCAGCCGCCCCGCGGTGGGCGCCATGGCGGTGGGTACCGCCCGGGCCGCCTACGAGGTGGCGCTGGACTACGCGAAGACGCGTGAGCAGTTCGGCCGCCCGATCATCGACAACCAGGGCGTTGCCTTCCAGCTCGCCGACATGCGGACCTCCATCGACGCGGCCCGTCTCCTCGTGTGGCGTGCCTCCTGGATGGCGATCAACGGCAAGCAGTTCACCGCCGCCGAGGGCTCGATGTCCAAGCTCTTCGCCAGCGAGACGGCGAAGAAGGTCACCGCGCAGGCGGTCCAGATCCTCGGCGGCAACGGCTACACCCGGGA
- a CDS encoding TetR family transcriptional regulator, which yields MDTTQRTDQQRSADRRRRELLEAADRVVLRDGPQASMNAIAAEAGITKPILYRHFGDKGGLYAALAKRHTDALLDSLRAALDAPADRRERVEATLDTYLAAIEARPQVYRFLMHPAEGGQVGDQGFDVGKHSAPLLRRMGEELGQVIEDRLDLGPGSQLLARVWGHGVVGMMYAAGDWWLGERPCSRAELVRSMADLLWGRLAAAGDKVGGPGF from the coding sequence ATGGACACCACACAGCGGACCGATCAGCAGCGGTCCGCCGACCGCCGTCGGCGCGAGCTGCTGGAGGCCGCGGACAGAGTGGTGCTGCGCGACGGCCCACAGGCCTCCATGAACGCGATCGCCGCGGAAGCCGGCATCACCAAGCCGATCCTGTACCGGCACTTCGGTGACAAGGGAGGACTCTACGCCGCGCTCGCCAAGCGGCACACCGACGCGCTGCTGGACTCGCTGCGGGCGGCCCTTGACGCTCCCGCGGACCGGCGCGAGCGGGTCGAGGCCACGCTGGACACGTACCTGGCCGCGATCGAGGCCCGGCCCCAGGTGTACCGGTTCCTGATGCACCCCGCCGAGGGGGGCCAGGTCGGGGACCAGGGGTTCGACGTCGGCAAGCATTCCGCGCCCCTGCTGCGGAGAATGGGTGAAGAGTTGGGGCAGGTCATCGAGGACCGGCTGGACCTCGGGCCCGGGAGTCAGCTGCTGGCGCGGGTGTGGGGGCACGGCGTCGTCGGGATGATGTACGCGGCGGGTGACTGGTGGCTGGGGGAACGGCCGTGTTCCCGGGCCGAGTTGGTCCGCAGCATGGCTGACCTGCTGTGGGGGCGGCTCGCGGCAGCCGGGGACAAGGTCGGGGGCCCGGGGTTCTGA
- the def gene encoding peptide deformylase, whose product MRNSSIPGTRGRVRALALLGAPVLHTPCEDVTDFGGELASLVEDLFATMYAHEGVGLAADQIGVPLRVFVYDCPDDEEVRHLGHVVNPRLVEADGLVLRGPEGCLSLPGLEAGVERHDHAVVEGFTATGEPVTIHGTGFFARCLQHEMDHLEGKVYADHLTGWRRRRLMRQVTRSSWHGVSDPA is encoded by the coding sequence ATGCGAAACAGCTCCATTCCGGGCACGCGAGGGCGTGTCCGCGCGCTCGCCCTGCTCGGCGCCCCGGTGTTGCACACGCCCTGCGAGGACGTCACGGACTTCGGTGGCGAACTGGCGAGCCTGGTGGAGGACTTGTTCGCGACGATGTACGCGCACGAGGGGGTCGGTCTCGCGGCCGACCAGATCGGCGTGCCGCTGCGCGTCTTCGTCTACGACTGCCCGGACGACGAGGAGGTCCGTCACCTGGGCCATGTCGTGAACCCACGGCTGGTGGAGGCGGACGGCCTGGTGCTGCGGGGCCCGGAGGGCTGCCTGTCGCTGCCGGGCCTGGAGGCGGGGGTGGAACGCCACGACCACGCGGTGGTGGAGGGCTTCACGGCGACGGGAGAGCCCGTGACGATCCACGGCACGGGCTTCTTCGCGAGGTGCCTGCAGCACGAGATGGACCACTTGGAGGGCAAGGTCTACGCGGACCACCTGACGGGTTGGCGCAGGCGCAGGCTCATGCGCCAGGTGACCAGGTCCTCTTGGCACGGGGTGAGCGATCCCGCCTAG
- a CDS encoding MurT ligase domain-containing protein, which produces MTGNSDPLSPRAKLAVTAGKAVAAASRAAGRGSGSVIGGKVALKLDPDLLARLAQHLDVVLVSATNGKTTTTRLIAEALGAAGPVVSNALGANMPAGITSALAGGSDARYGVIEVDEKYLAGVARDTDPKCIALLNLSRDQLDRAAETRMLAENWREGLAGSKAVVVANADDPLVVWAASSSPNVVWVAAGQMWKDDAWSCPSCGGVMQRPGDDWFCGECGFRRPTPSWALSGDHVLDPHGSAWPIHLQLPGRANKANAASSAAVAAVFGVPPQVALERMYQVQAVAGRYDVVQFQQRDLRLLLAKNPAGWLETFSLIDPPPTPVILSVNARGADGTDTSWLWDVDYTRLTGHPICVIGDRKLDLAVRLEVANQNFQVCDNLDQAVSMSPHGRIEVIANYTAFQDLRRRVGN; this is translated from the coding sequence ATGACAGGCAACTCGGACCCGCTCTCGCCGCGGGCCAAGCTGGCCGTGACGGCGGGCAAGGCCGTCGCGGCGGCATCCCGAGCCGCGGGTCGCGGCAGCGGTTCGGTCATCGGCGGCAAGGTGGCTCTCAAACTCGACCCCGACCTCCTCGCCCGGCTCGCCCAGCACCTGGACGTCGTCCTCGTCTCGGCGACCAACGGAAAGACCACCACGACGCGTCTGATCGCGGAGGCGCTCGGCGCCGCCGGTCCGGTCGTCTCCAACGCCCTGGGCGCCAACATGCCGGCCGGCATCACCTCGGCGCTCGCCGGCGGCTCGGACGCCCGGTACGGCGTCATCGAGGTCGACGAGAAGTACCTCGCGGGAGTCGCCCGGGACACCGACCCCAAGTGCATCGCCCTGCTGAACCTCTCCCGCGACCAGCTCGACCGTGCCGCCGAGACCCGCATGCTCGCGGAGAACTGGCGCGAGGGGCTCGCGGGTTCGAAGGCCGTCGTCGTCGCCAACGCCGACGACCCGCTCGTCGTGTGGGCCGCCTCCTCCTCCCCCAACGTCGTCTGGGTCGCCGCCGGGCAGATGTGGAAGGACGACGCCTGGTCCTGCCCGTCCTGCGGTGGCGTGATGCAGCGGCCGGGCGACGACTGGTTCTGCGGCGAGTGCGGGTTCCGCCGGCCCACGCCCAGCTGGGCCCTGTCCGGTGACCATGTGCTCGACCCGCACGGCTCCGCCTGGCCGATCCACCTCCAGCTGCCGGGCCGCGCCAACAAGGCCAACGCCGCCTCCTCCGCCGCCGTCGCCGCCGTCTTCGGCGTGCCGCCGCAGGTCGCCCTGGAACGCATGTACCAGGTGCAGGCCGTGGCCGGCCGCTACGACGTCGTCCAGTTCCAGCAGCGCGACCTCAGGCTGCTGCTCGCGAAGAACCCGGCCGGCTGGCTCGAAACGTTCAGCCTGATCGACCCGCCGCCCACCCCGGTGATCCTCTCCGTCAACGCCCGCGGCGCCGACGGCACCGACACCTCCTGGCTCTGGGACGTCGACTACACCCGGCTGACCGGCCACCCGATCTGCGTGATCGGCGACCGCAAGCTGGACCTCGCGGTACGCCTCGAGGTCGCCAACCAGAACTTCCAGGTCTGCGACAACCTCGACCAGGCCGTGTCGATGAGCCCGCACGGCCGCATCGAGGTCATCGCGAACTACACCGCCTTCCAGGACCTGCGCCGCCGCGTCGGCAACTGA
- a CDS encoding glutamine amidotransferase has protein sequence MSDNQLRVVWIYPDLLSTYGDQGNVLVVERRARQRGLDVARLDVRSDQPIPTSGDIYLIGGGEDRPQRLAAERLRRDGGLHRAVGNGAIVFSVCAGYQILGHEFINDLGQREPGLGLLDVVSVRGEGERCVGDVLADIDPRLGLPPLTGFENHQGVTHLGPTARPFANVRLGNGNGTGDGTEGAFNDTVFGTYMHGPVLARNPLIADLLLKLALDVNALPPTDDRWYEALRNERIAAAQQPA, from the coding sequence GTGAGCGACAACCAACTGCGGGTCGTCTGGATCTACCCCGACCTGCTCAGCACCTACGGCGACCAGGGCAACGTCCTGGTCGTGGAGCGCCGGGCCCGCCAGCGCGGTCTCGACGTGGCCCGCCTGGACGTGCGCAGCGACCAGCCGATCCCGACCTCCGGCGACATCTACCTGATCGGCGGCGGCGAGGACCGGCCCCAGCGGCTGGCGGCCGAGCGGCTGCGCCGGGACGGCGGTCTGCACCGGGCCGTCGGCAACGGCGCGATCGTCTTCTCGGTGTGCGCCGGCTACCAGATCCTCGGCCACGAGTTCATCAACGACCTCGGCCAGCGCGAGCCCGGCCTCGGCCTGCTCGACGTGGTCTCGGTGCGCGGTGAGGGCGAGCGCTGCGTCGGTGACGTGCTCGCCGACATCGACCCGCGCCTCGGTCTGCCCCCGCTGACCGGCTTCGAGAACCACCAGGGCGTCACCCACCTCGGCCCCACCGCGCGCCCGTTCGCCAACGTCCGCCTCGGCAACGGCAACGGCACCGGCGACGGCACGGAGGGGGCGTTCAACGACACGGTCTTCGGTACGTACATGCACGGGCCCGTGCTCGCGCGCAACCCGCTCATCGCTGACCTGCTGCTGAAGCTGGCCCTCGACGTGAACGCGCTGCCGCCGACCGACGACCGCTGGTACGAGGCCCTGCGCAACGAACGCATCGCGGCCGCTCAGCAGCCTGCCTGA
- a CDS encoding 6-phosphofructokinase produces the protein MRIGVLTSGGDCPGLNAVIRSVVHRAVADHGDEVIGFRDGWKGLLECDYLKLDLDAVGGILARGGTILGSSRVQPSHLRDGVERAKGHVQELGLDAIIPIGGEGTLKAARLMSDAGLPIVGVPKTIDNDIAVTDVTFGFDTAVGVATEALDRLKTTAESHQRVLVVEVMGRHTGWIALHSGMAAGAHAIVVPERPFDIEELARRVGERFEAGKRFAIVVAAEGAKPAPGSMAFDEGGKDIYGHERFAGIARQLSIELEERLGKEARPVILGHVQRGGTPTAYDRVLATRFGWHAVEAVHRGEFGHMTALRGTDIVMVPLAEAVETLKTVPENRYEEAECVL, from the coding sequence ATGCGCATTGGTGTCCTCACGTCCGGCGGAGACTGCCCCGGCCTGAACGCCGTCATCCGGTCCGTCGTGCACCGTGCCGTCGCCGACCACGGCGACGAGGTCATCGGTTTCCGGGACGGCTGGAAGGGCCTCCTGGAGTGCGACTACCTCAAGCTCGACCTCGACGCCGTCGGCGGCATCCTCGCCCGCGGCGGCACGATCCTCGGCTCCTCCCGGGTCCAGCCCTCGCATCTGCGGGACGGCGTGGAGCGGGCCAAGGGGCATGTCCAGGAGCTCGGGCTCGACGCGATCATCCCGATCGGCGGCGAGGGCACGCTGAAGGCGGCCCGGCTGATGTCGGACGCCGGTCTTCCGATCGTGGGCGTGCCGAAGACGATCGACAACGACATCGCGGTCACCGATGTCACCTTCGGGTTCGACACGGCCGTCGGTGTCGCCACCGAGGCCCTGGACCGGCTCAAGACCACCGCCGAGTCCCACCAGCGGGTGCTCGTCGTCGAGGTCATGGGACGGCACACGGGCTGGATAGCGCTGCACTCCGGGATGGCGGCGGGCGCTCACGCCATCGTCGTGCCGGAGCGCCCCTTCGACATCGAGGAACTGGCCCGGCGGGTCGGGGAGCGGTTCGAGGCGGGGAAGCGGTTCGCGATCGTCGTGGCGGCCGAGGGGGCCAAGCCGGCGCCCGGTTCCATGGCCTTCGACGAGGGCGGCAAGGACATCTACGGGCACGAGCGGTTCGCGGGGATCGCCCGTCAGCTGTCGATCGAGCTGGAGGAGCGGCTGGGGAAGGAAGCCCGGCCGGTCATTCTCGGGCATGTGCAGCGGGGCGGTACGCCGACCGCGTACGACCGGGTGCTCGCCACCCGGTTCGGCTGGCACGCGGTGGAGGCCGTGCACCGCGGGGAGTTCGGCCACATGACGGCTCTGCGCGGGACCGACATCGTGATGGTGCCGCTCGCGGAGGCCGTCGAGACGCTGAAGACGGTGCCGGAGAACCGGTACGAGGAAGCGGAGTGCGTGCTGTAG
- a CDS encoding cytochrome c oxidase assembly protein has product MDHSGHGMTHDLPPFTLGRGLQWSADPFFLVACLLALGLYVWGVVRLRRRGDSWSVGRTVSYVTGVLTIGLMMCTGLNDYGMVMFSVHMVQHMVISMLSPILILLGAPVTLALRALPVAGKGRKGPREWLLALLHSRYMRIITHPAFTIPLFIASLYALYFTPVFDFLMGSKTGHIAMMVHFLAVGVVFFWPIIGVDPGPHRPGYLMRMLELFAGMPFHAFFGIALMMASEPMVETFKNPPASLGIDALSDQNYAGGIAWAFSEIPSVLVLIALLFQWYGSEQRQAKRTDRAADRDGDKELEAYNAYLASLSARER; this is encoded by the coding sequence ATGGATCACAGCGGGCACGGCATGACCCATGACTTGCCGCCGTTCACGCTGGGTCGAGGGCTTCAGTGGTCGGCCGACCCCTTCTTCCTCGTCGCCTGCCTCCTCGCGCTCGGACTGTACGTGTGGGGCGTCGTGCGGCTGCGGCGGCGGGGGGACTCGTGGTCGGTGGGGCGGACGGTCTCGTACGTGACCGGCGTCCTGACCATCGGGCTGATGATGTGCACCGGGCTGAACGACTACGGGATGGTCATGTTCAGCGTGCACATGGTGCAGCACATGGTGATCAGCATGCTGTCGCCGATCCTCATCCTGCTCGGTGCCCCGGTCACCCTGGCCCTCAGGGCGCTGCCCGTCGCGGGCAAGGGCCGCAAGGGCCCCCGTGAATGGCTGCTCGCGCTGCTGCACAGCCGGTACATGCGGATCATCACGCATCCGGCGTTCACCATTCCGCTGTTCATCGCGAGCCTGTACGCGCTGTACTTCACCCCCGTCTTCGACTTCCTCATGGGGTCGAAAACCGGGCACATCGCGATGATGGTCCACTTCCTCGCGGTCGGTGTCGTCTTCTTCTGGCCGATCATCGGCGTCGATCCGGGACCGCACCGGCCCGGGTATCTCATGCGGATGCTGGAGCTGTTCGCCGGGATGCCGTTCCACGCGTTCTTCGGCATCGCCCTGATGATGGCGTCCGAGCCCATGGTCGAGACGTTCAAGAACCCGCCCGCCTCGCTCGGCATCGACGCGCTCTCCGACCAGAACTACGCCGGCGGCATCGCCTGGGCGTTCAGCGAGATTCCCTCCGTACTCGTGCTGATCGCTCTGCTGTTCCAGTGGTACGGCTCCGAGCAGCGGCAGGCCAAGCGCACCGACCGGGCCGCCGACCGGGACGGCGACAAGGAACTCGAGGCATACAACGCGTATTTGGCCTCATTGAGCGCACGCGAGCGTTAA